Proteins found in one Amycolatopsis aidingensis genomic segment:
- a CDS encoding MurR/RpiR family transcriptional regulator yields the protein MPPSSYAELRDQLHARLPRLAAGQRRIAELLLTDPEGTAFRSISQTAKLAGVHESSLVRFATAFGLAGYPALVALCRQQLAEQAQLVRRFDQAEAQPGDLTGAVERDKANLDRTLAQLDPARWERVACLLAEAGSVHVLGLRKCFAPAHLLAYLLRLVRPGVRQLAAGAGALPEELRELAEGEVLVALSIHRYTADTVRAFAHARRRGLRTVALTDNPASPLAEHAEVALYVETAGGSVLRSLTAFTSLVQALATEVALRRGTRTRAELELDEQLLTEFDTYTP from the coding sequence ATGCCGCCGAGTAGCTACGCCGAGCTCCGGGACCAGCTGCACGCGCGGCTGCCCCGGCTGGCCGCGGGGCAGCGGCGGATCGCCGAGCTGCTGCTCACCGACCCGGAGGGCACCGCCTTCCGCAGCATCTCGCAGACCGCCAAGCTGGCCGGGGTACACGAGTCCTCACTGGTACGTTTCGCCACCGCCTTCGGCCTGGCCGGCTACCCCGCGCTGGTCGCGCTGTGCCGGCAGCAGCTCGCCGAGCAGGCGCAGCTGGTGCGGCGCTTCGACCAGGCCGAGGCGCAGCCTGGCGACCTCACCGGGGCGGTGGAGCGGGACAAGGCCAACCTGGACCGCACCCTGGCCCAGCTCGACCCCGCCCGCTGGGAACGGGTGGCCTGCCTGCTTGCCGAGGCCGGCTCGGTGCACGTACTCGGGCTGCGTAAGTGCTTCGCGCCCGCCCACCTGCTGGCCTACCTGCTGCGCCTGGTCCGGCCAGGGGTGCGCCAGCTGGCCGCGGGGGCCGGTGCGCTGCCGGAGGAGCTGCGCGAACTGGCCGAGGGGGAGGTGCTGGTCGCGCTGTCCATCCACCGCTACACCGCGGACACCGTGCGGGCCTTCGCCCATGCCCGGCGGCGTGGCCTGCGCACCGTCGCGCTGACCGACAACCCGGCCTCCCCGCTGGCCGAGCATGCCGAGGTCGCGCTGTACGTGGAGACCGCGGGCGGGAGCGTGCTGCGCTCGCTCACCGCGTTCACCAGCCTGGTGCAGGCGCTGGCCACCGAGGTCGCCCTCCGCCGCGGCACCCGCACCCGCGCCGAGCTGGAACTCGACGAGCAGCTACTCACCGAGTTCGACACCTACACCCCGTAA
- a CDS encoding response regulator, with the protein MNSVRVVIADDQALLRGSFRMLVDAAEDLTVVAEADTGVAAVTAVRRTAPDVVLMDVRMPEMDGIEATRLICGEGGSTRVLILTTFDLDTYVYSALRAGASGFLLKDTPPADLLNAIRTVSAGEALLAPTVTRRLIAEFVARPDPRRRPSGRLAHSLEGVTDREREVLGLIASGLSNTEIAAELHLSMATVKTHIGRLLAKLHARDRAQLVIIAYESGLAPYGV; encoded by the coding sequence ATGAACTCCGTTCGGGTGGTGATCGCCGACGACCAGGCGTTGCTGCGGGGCAGCTTCCGGATGCTGGTGGACGCGGCCGAGGACCTGACCGTGGTGGCCGAGGCGGACACCGGGGTGGCGGCCGTCACCGCGGTCCGGCGTACCGCGCCGGATGTGGTGCTGATGGACGTACGGATGCCGGAAATGGACGGTATCGAGGCGACCCGGCTGATCTGCGGCGAGGGCGGGTCCACCCGGGTGCTCATCCTGACCACCTTCGACCTGGACACCTACGTGTACTCGGCGCTGCGCGCGGGGGCCAGCGGCTTCCTGCTCAAGGACACCCCACCCGCCGACCTGCTGAACGCGATCCGCACGGTGTCCGCGGGTGAGGCGCTGCTCGCGCCGACGGTGACCCGGCGGCTGATCGCGGAGTTCGTCGCCCGGCCCGACCCGCGGCGGCGGCCCAGCGGCCGCCTCGCCCACTCGCTGGAGGGGGTGACCGACCGGGAGCGGGAGGTGCTCGGCCTGATCGCCTCCGGGCTGTCCAATACCGAGATCGCCGCGGAGCTGCACCTCAGCATGGCCACGGTGAAAACGCATATCGGCCGCCTGCTGGCCAAGCTGCACGCCCGCGACCGCGCCCAGCTCGTGATCATCGCCTACGAGTCCGGCCTCGCCCCTTACGGGGTGTAG
- a CDS encoding pyridoxal phosphate-dependent aminotransferase, producing the protein MVRQSATLAINERLAAKRAAGERVLHLGFGEAGLPVPPTVARVLAESAGSNGYGPVAGSARARAAAAGYFSRRGLPTEADRVLLAPGSKALLFALLSVLPGDVVLPRPCWVSYAAQATLAGKQVIDVPIPAEVGGVPEPQALDTALAEARAAGTEPGVLVLTVPDNPTGTVAGPELIEQVCAVADRHGLVVISDEIYRDLVHEGGVHSPAAVLGNRTVVTAGLSKNLALGGYRIGFARLPDGPGATRLRTELVGMASEVWSSVPAPMQEVAAYALAEPPEVREHIERSLRLHRTVTGAVHREFLAAGASVRAPRAGFYLYPDLESWRGNGFSTGKQLTEHLLNRHGVGVLPGAEFGDDPGALRFRVATSLLYGTSAEQRWTALRSEDPLACEWIAEALTHLRTALTP; encoded by the coding sequence GTGGTTCGGCAGTCGGCCACGCTGGCCATCAACGAGCGGCTGGCCGCCAAGCGCGCGGCCGGGGAACGGGTGCTGCACCTCGGGTTCGGCGAGGCCGGGCTGCCGGTGCCGCCGACGGTGGCCAGGGTCCTCGCGGAGTCGGCAGGCAGCAACGGATACGGCCCGGTGGCCGGTTCGGCCCGGGCCCGCGCGGCCGCCGCGGGGTACTTCTCCCGTCGCGGCCTGCCCACGGAGGCCGATCGGGTACTGCTCGCCCCTGGCAGCAAGGCGCTGCTGTTCGCGCTGCTTTCGGTGTTACCCGGCGATGTGGTGCTGCCGCGGCCCTGCTGGGTGAGCTACGCCGCCCAGGCCACGCTGGCGGGCAAGCAGGTGATCGACGTGCCGATCCCGGCCGAGGTGGGCGGGGTGCCGGAGCCCCAGGCCCTGGACACGGCGCTGGCCGAGGCCCGCGCGGCCGGGACCGAGCCAGGAGTGCTGGTGCTGACGGTGCCGGACAACCCGACCGGCACCGTGGCCGGGCCCGAGCTGATCGAGCAGGTCTGCGCGGTGGCCGACCGGCACGGGCTGGTGGTGATCTCCGACGAGATCTACCGCGACCTGGTGCACGAGGGCGGGGTGCACAGCCCGGCGGCCGTGCTCGGCAACCGCACCGTGGTGACGGCCGGGCTGAGCAAGAACCTGGCATTGGGCGGGTACCGGATCGGCTTCGCCCGGCTCCCCGACGGCCCCGGGGCGACCCGGCTGCGCACCGAGCTGGTCGGGATGGCCAGTGAGGTCTGGTCCAGCGTGCCCGCGCCGATGCAGGAGGTCGCCGCCTACGCACTGGCTGAGCCGCCGGAGGTGCGCGAGCACATCGAACGCAGCCTGCGCCTGCACCGCACGGTGACGGGCGCGGTGCACCGGGAGTTCCTGGCCGCCGGCGCCTCGGTCCGCGCGCCACGGGCGGGCTTCTACCTGTACCCGGACCTGGAGTCCTGGCGCGGCAACGGGTTCAGCACCGGCAAGCAGCTCACCGAGCACCTGCTGAACCGGCACGGGGTGGGGGTGCTGCCCGGGGCCGAGTTCGGGGACGACCCCGGTGCGCTGCGGTTCCGGGTGGCCACCAGCCTGCTCTACGGCACCAGCGCCGAGCAGCGCTGGACCGCGCTGCGCAGCGAGGATCCGCTGGCCTGCGAGTGGATCGCCGAAGCACTGACCCACCTGCGTACGGCGCTCACCCCCTGA
- a CDS encoding metal-dependent transcriptional regulator yields MRSETNADGPNRRSSAIEDYVRAIYGLAERGEEVTNTSLATRLAVSPSSASGMVTKLSQQGLVAHVPYRGIELTGEGRLLARSVLRRHRLIESYLVSELGYTWDEVHPEADLLEHVVSDLLIERIAAKLGNPVRDPHGDPIPAVDGSIEELPTRLLDELQPGAVGEIVRVWDTDPELLRYLSEHAISLGERIEVVERQPFGGPIVVRVGAPPDSATHALGREIAQALSVAMR; encoded by the coding sequence GTGCGTTCAGAAACAAACGCCGATGGTCCCAACCGGCGATCCTCCGCCATCGAGGACTACGTCCGGGCGATCTACGGGCTCGCGGAGCGTGGTGAGGAGGTCACCAACACCTCGCTGGCCACCCGGCTGGCGGTGAGCCCGTCCTCGGCGTCCGGGATGGTGACCAAGCTGTCCCAGCAGGGCCTGGTGGCGCATGTGCCGTACCGGGGCATCGAGCTCACCGGCGAGGGCAGGCTGCTGGCGCGGTCGGTGCTGCGCAGGCACCGGCTGATCGAGTCCTACCTGGTCTCCGAGCTCGGCTACACCTGGGACGAGGTGCACCCCGAGGCCGACCTGCTCGAGCATGTGGTCTCCGACCTGCTGATCGAGCGCATCGCGGCCAAGCTGGGCAACCCGGTGCGGGACCCGCATGGCGACCCGATCCCGGCCGTGGACGGCAGCATCGAGGAACTGCCCACCCGGCTGCTGGACGAGCTGCAGCCCGGCGCCGTCGGCGAGATCGTCCGGGTCTGGGACACCGACCCCGAGCTGCTGCGGTACCTGTCCGAGCACGCCATCAGCCTCGGCGAGCGGATCGAGGTGGTGGAGCGGCAGCCCTTCGGCGGCCCGATCGTGGTGCGGGTCGGCGCCCCGCCGGACTCGGCGACCCACGCCCTCGGCCGGGAGATCGCCCAGGCCCTCTCCGTAGCCATGCGCTAA
- a CDS encoding amidohydrolase gives MRVDAVFENAHVLVPGGTSSAVAVLHGRIVALGDEATALPARERVDLAGATVVPGFHDAHNHLTWFGMSLDELPLGPDACASVEDVYDAVARRAATQPPGSWIVGSGYDQNKLAGGHPTRQGLDRAAPEHPVRLKHTSGHMSVVNSAVLERLDLGNVPAGGDVVTDAVGSPTGLLREQAQLLLRPLIYPTPLDTVVRAIDRASERFLAEGITSVQEAGIGGGLVGETPCELAAYQRARDEGVLRVRATLMVASSVLHEIEHAESDAVAFSLDLGMRSGFGDEWLRIGPMKIFADGSLIGRTSAMHEDFEGEPGNRGYFQLPEEELAGTILRAHAAGWQVATHAIGDRAVTAVLDAYAAALARYPRADHRHRIEHCGVIPPGELRRLAGLGLIPVPQGRFVHEIGDGMLAALGPERADWCYRGRSFLDAGCVLPGSSDRPVVQGAPLLGIADLVRRRTAGGQLLGAAEALTPAQALHAYTAGSAYAAFRERDLGTLEVGKLADLAVLSADPTEEANLDSVTVLGTVVGGELVYQRS, from the coding sequence ATGCGGGTGGACGCGGTTTTCGAGAACGCTCACGTGCTCGTCCCCGGCGGGACCTCCTCGGCCGTGGCGGTGCTGCACGGGCGGATCGTGGCGCTCGGGGACGAGGCCACCGCGCTGCCCGCGCGGGAGCGGGTCGACCTGGCAGGCGCGACCGTGGTCCCCGGTTTCCACGACGCGCACAACCACCTGACCTGGTTCGGGATGAGCCTGGACGAGCTGCCGCTCGGGCCGGATGCCTGCGCGAGCGTCGAGGACGTCTACGACGCGGTCGCGCGCAGGGCGGCCACCCAGCCGCCGGGCAGCTGGATCGTGGGCAGCGGCTACGACCAGAACAAGCTGGCCGGCGGGCACCCCACCCGGCAGGGCCTTGACCGGGCCGCGCCGGAACATCCGGTGCGGCTCAAGCACACCTCGGGGCATATGTCGGTGGTCAACTCGGCCGTGCTGGAGCGACTGGACCTCGGCAACGTGCCCGCAGGCGGGGACGTGGTGACCGATGCGGTGGGCTCGCCGACCGGGCTGCTGCGCGAGCAGGCGCAACTGCTGCTGCGGCCGCTGATCTACCCGACCCCGCTGGACACGGTGGTGCGCGCGATCGACCGGGCGAGCGAGCGGTTCCTCGCCGAGGGGATCACCAGCGTGCAGGAGGCCGGGATCGGCGGCGGGCTGGTCGGCGAGACGCCCTGCGAGCTGGCGGCCTACCAGCGGGCGAGGGACGAGGGTGTGCTGCGGGTGCGCGCCACCCTGATGGTGGCCTCCAGCGTGCTGCACGAGATCGAGCATGCCGAGTCCGATGCGGTGGCCTTCTCCCTCGACCTGGGTATGCGCAGCGGGTTCGGCGACGAGTGGCTGCGGATCGGGCCGATGAAGATCTTCGCCGACGGATCGCTGATCGGCCGGACCTCGGCCATGCACGAGGACTTCGAAGGGGAGCCGGGTAACCGCGGGTACTTCCAGCTGCCCGAGGAGGAGCTGGCCGGGACCATCCTGCGGGCCCACGCCGCCGGCTGGCAGGTGGCCACGCACGCGATCGGCGACCGGGCGGTCACCGCGGTGCTGGACGCCTACGCCGCGGCGCTGGCCAGGTATCCGCGGGCCGATCACCGGCACCGGATCGAGCACTGCGGGGTGATCCCGCCCGGTGAGCTGCGCAGGCTGGCCGGGCTGGGGCTGATCCCGGTGCCGCAGGGGCGGTTCGTGCACGAGATCGGCGACGGCATGCTGGCCGCGCTGGGCCCGGAGCGCGCGGACTGGTGCTACCGGGGGCGCAGCTTCCTGGACGCGGGCTGCGTGCTGCCCGGCAGCTCGGACCGGCCGGTGGTGCAGGGCGCACCCCTGCTCGGCATTGCCGACCTGGTGCGCCGCCGGACCGCGGGCGGGCAGCTGCTCGGCGCCGCCGAGGCGCTGACCCCGGCGCAGGCGCTGCACGCCTACACCGCGGGTTCGGCCTACGCGGCCTTCCGCGAGCGTGACCTCGGCACCCTTGAGGTGGGGAAGCTGGCCGACCTCGCGGTGCTGTCCGCGGACCCGACCGAGGAGGCGAACCTGGACTCGGTGACGGTGCTCGGCACGGTGGTCGGCGGCGAACTGGTGTACCAGCGGTCCTGA
- a CDS encoding GNAT family N-acetyltransferase: MPVRDAEPGDVDEICALIEEHARYEGNDELALDRVEMKGHLFGADPKAWVLISEPPDAPGTVAGMAFCCWNFSTWEARPGIWLDDIFIRPAHRRHGLGRELLAELRARTSGRVEWDMQADNDKAAAFYAELGAHPVPGWVRYRWRPGA; this comes from the coding sequence ATGCCGGTCCGGGACGCCGAGCCAGGTGATGTGGACGAGATCTGCGCGCTCATCGAGGAACACGCGCGGTACGAGGGCAACGACGAGCTGGCGCTCGATCGGGTGGAGATGAAGGGGCACCTGTTCGGCGCGGACCCCAAGGCGTGGGTGCTGATCTCCGAACCACCGGACGCCCCCGGCACGGTCGCCGGGATGGCGTTCTGCTGCTGGAACTTCTCCACCTGGGAGGCAAGGCCGGGGATCTGGCTGGACGACATCTTCATCCGGCCCGCCCACCGCAGGCACGGGCTCGGCCGGGAACTGCTGGCCGAGCTGCGGGCGCGCACCAGCGGCCGGGTCGAGTGGGACATGCAGGCCGACAACGACAAGGCGGCGGCGTTCTACGCCGAACTCGGCGCGCATCCGGTCCCCGGCTGGGTGCGTTATCGCTGGCGGCCAGGCGCGTGA
- a CDS encoding sensor histidine kinase: MPESRLRAVLNRWPKGAHLYLLDIAVALVSMAVYVSFGYVESTPAQPMYEGPGWVVWLVAALVGLPLAARRRWPVPVLGVVLAATMAATLLHLILEPYLAVAYALYLVALVYPPGRSVPALAATLAGSMIAILVGQPVLDNQGLPFYVWLWLGLAWAGGWVVRDRRARAAREAEQRARQALADERMRIARELHDVVAHSMSLIAVKAGVANHIATQRPEEAAAALRTIESTSREALTEMRHILGVLRSNREPDAELTPTPGVAGLTELARNAELAGIRVHLDVHWPDELPDGLELSVYRIVQEALTNVVKHAGPAACRVLVEAGAERVRIEVTDDGPGRRTAPEDQAGAGHGLIGIRERVGVYGGSFSAGPRPEGGFRVAATLPVGAGAPV, encoded by the coding sequence GTGCCCGAGTCCCGCCTGCGCGCCGTGCTGAACCGGTGGCCGAAGGGCGCGCACCTGTACCTGCTGGACATCGCCGTCGCGCTGGTGAGCATGGCGGTCTATGTCAGCTTCGGCTACGTCGAGTCCACTCCGGCCCAGCCGATGTACGAGGGTCCTGGATGGGTGGTCTGGCTGGTCGCCGCGCTGGTCGGCCTGCCGCTCGCGGCACGCAGGCGGTGGCCGGTGCCGGTGCTGGGTGTCGTGCTGGCCGCCACCATGGCGGCCACCCTGCTGCACCTGATCCTGGAGCCCTACCTGGCCGTGGCCTACGCGCTGTACCTGGTCGCGCTGGTGTACCCGCCGGGGAGGTCGGTTCCGGCGCTGGCGGCCACGCTGGCCGGGTCGATGATCGCGATCCTGGTCGGCCAGCCGGTGCTGGACAACCAGGGGCTGCCGTTCTACGTCTGGCTGTGGCTCGGGCTCGCCTGGGCCGGCGGCTGGGTGGTGCGCGACCGGCGGGCGCGGGCGGCGCGGGAGGCCGAGCAGCGCGCCCGGCAGGCGCTGGCCGACGAGCGGATGCGGATCGCGCGTGAGCTGCACGACGTGGTCGCGCACAGTATGAGCCTGATCGCGGTCAAGGCCGGGGTCGCCAACCACATCGCCACCCAGCGGCCGGAGGAGGCCGCGGCCGCGCTGCGGACGATCGAGAGCACCAGCAGGGAGGCGCTCACCGAGATGCGGCACATCCTGGGCGTGTTGCGCTCGAACCGGGAACCGGACGCGGAGCTGACCCCCACCCCCGGGGTGGCCGGGTTGACCGAGCTCGCCCGCAACGCCGAACTGGCGGGCATCCGGGTGCACCTCGATGTGCACTGGCCGGACGAGCTGCCGGACGGGCTGGAGCTCTCGGTGTACCGGATCGTGCAGGAGGCACTGACCAACGTGGTCAAGCATGCCGGGCCCGCCGCATGCCGGGTCCTGGTCGAGGCCGGGGCCGAGCGGGTGCGGATCGAGGTGACCGACGACGGGCCGGGACGGCGCACCGCGCCCGAGGACCAGGCCGGAGCGGGACACGGCCTGATCGGCATCCGGGAGCGGGTCGGGGTGTACGGCGGGAGCTTCAGCGCAGGGCCACGGCCGGAGGGCGGCTTCCGCGTGGCGGCGACCCTTCCGGTCGGCGCGGGGGCGCCGGTATGA
- a CDS encoding WD40 repeat domain-containing protein, translating into MTEQEAGRRAREVFAERFALLYAEAGDPTLRRVTEAVARVNRRDERGSPVRVSAQRISDWRRGRNVPARFPPLAIVLEILIGEARKLRRRPVARGLYELAEWRRLWEDALRTPAEDQEAVAGAEGEPEPDPEDTGVCPYRGLAAFRPEDADRFFGRERSTTALLEKLEHALGTGGMVVLVGASGAGKSSLLRAGLVPAMEQEELTGGARLPVAAMSPGANPLKELSRLIPELATELEDSAAEPDPERTGGLPGMVRTAVAACARRLGGPGATLAIVVDQFEELFTLGADKRAQRLFVQALHAACTPAAEEDAPPGLVVLGVRADFYGRCLDYPELAEALQERQLVLGAMATGELREAVSRPAKSVGLQLEPGLVDLMLRDLGLGAGREAGGQRRTYEAGALPLLSHALLATWQRRQAGRLTIAGYRAAGGIHGAVAATAERAWADLSPAAQAAARPLLLRLVHVGEDTQDTRRRATRADLVEHAGNRAAAEAVLEALVKARLVTLDSDSAEISHEALLHAWPRLREWIDQDRAGNVARQRLETDALAWAEQDRDSSLLYRGNRLETARQAARRGSTGLAREFLDTSNRHARRSAWLRRAAVVTVALFAVATAVAAGVAIQERDDARFGQVVAEADRLTTRDPSVSAQFDLLAHRLRPEDTGVAARVLSTQHRPLAIPLTGHQGAVYLTTFGPDGRTLATAGYDGTVRLWDVSDRDHPKPLGDPLTGHTSWVSSAVFSPDGDTLVTAGHDGTLRLWDVSDPAAPMRLGEPLPGGGGTIYLTSFSPDGRVLATANDDGAVRLWDLADPAAPSLLGAPLTAPSAAVRSVDFSPDGSTLAGVGNDGAVRLWDLTGQRPALAAEYPGAHPGGVHSVAFSPDGSKLATGGEDDTVRLWDISTPGRLAPLGHPMAAHKELVWSVAFSPDGRVLASGSKDGTVRLWNISDPARPGLIGDALTGHTGAVYAVGFSPDGRTLASGGDDGVLRLWSLPPGVLIAHSASVSAVSWSPQGRTLASGGDDGTVQLWDVSDPAAPAALGPRITGEVAVNRVLFSPAGGVLAVGRNDDTVRLWDVSDPGRPVPLGAAFTGAAGGPMTFSPDGRTLATANDTTIQLWDVTDPAHPSSLATAPSPHAGYLPTMAFSPDGRMLATGSFDHTVRLWDVGDPTAPAPIGQPITGHGGPVWSVAFGPDGDRLATASGDRTIRLWDIGDPAAVHPVGEPITGHTDAVSEVAFRSGRAGLVSTGMDGTVRLWDLGENGAVRLQRTLTGHTSAVLSIAGGPGGKFLATGGRDNTARVWRLDMEQAIQRICTDSRGSLTEQVWREYLPQLDYRPPCE; encoded by the coding sequence ATGACTGAGCAGGAGGCAGGCCGCCGCGCTCGCGAGGTGTTCGCGGAGCGCTTCGCCCTGCTCTACGCCGAGGCAGGCGACCCGACCCTGCGCCGGGTCACCGAGGCGGTGGCCAGGGTCAACCGGCGGGACGAGCGGGGCAGCCCGGTCCGCGTCTCGGCCCAGCGGATCAGCGACTGGCGCCGGGGCCGCAACGTGCCAGCCCGGTTCCCGCCGCTGGCGATCGTGCTCGAGATCCTGATCGGCGAGGCGCGCAAGCTGCGCCGCAGGCCGGTCGCGCGCGGACTGTACGAGCTGGCGGAGTGGCGGCGGCTGTGGGAGGACGCGCTGCGTACCCCGGCCGAGGACCAGGAGGCCGTGGCCGGTGCGGAGGGTGAACCGGAGCCGGATCCCGAGGACACCGGGGTATGCCCCTATCGCGGGCTGGCCGCGTTCCGGCCGGAGGACGCCGACCGTTTCTTCGGCAGGGAACGCAGCACCACCGCGTTGCTGGAGAAGCTGGAGCATGCGCTGGGCACCGGTGGGATGGTGGTGCTGGTCGGCGCGTCCGGCGCGGGTAAGTCCTCGCTGCTGCGGGCCGGCCTGGTGCCCGCCATGGAGCAGGAGGAGCTGACCGGCGGCGCGCGGCTGCCGGTGGCCGCGATGTCGCCGGGGGCCAACCCGCTGAAGGAGCTCAGCAGGCTGATCCCGGAGCTGGCCACCGAGCTGGAGGATTCGGCGGCGGAGCCCGACCCGGAGCGCACCGGCGGCCTGCCAGGGATGGTGCGCACGGCCGTCGCGGCCTGCGCGCGGCGGCTGGGCGGGCCGGGCGCCACCCTGGCGATCGTGGTGGACCAGTTCGAGGAGCTGTTCACCCTCGGCGCGGACAAGCGCGCGCAGCGGCTGTTCGTGCAGGCACTGCACGCCGCCTGCACCCCGGCCGCCGAGGAGGATGCGCCGCCGGGGCTGGTCGTACTCGGGGTGCGGGCCGACTTCTACGGGCGCTGCCTCGACTACCCCGAGCTGGCCGAGGCACTCCAGGAACGGCAGCTCGTGCTGGGCGCGATGGCCACCGGCGAGCTGCGGGAGGCGGTGTCCAGGCCGGCGAAGTCGGTCGGGCTGCAACTGGAACCAGGGCTGGTCGACCTGATGCTGCGTGACCTCGGGCTCGGCGCGGGCCGGGAGGCCGGCGGGCAGCGCCGCACCTATGAGGCCGGCGCGCTGCCGCTGCTCTCGCATGCCCTGCTGGCCACCTGGCAGCGCAGGCAGGCCGGCAGGCTGACCATCGCGGGCTACCGGGCCGCTGGCGGGATCCACGGCGCGGTGGCGGCGACCGCCGAACGGGCCTGGGCCGACCTGAGCCCGGCAGCGCAGGCGGCGGCCCGCCCGCTGCTGCTGCGCCTGGTGCATGTGGGTGAGGACACCCAGGACACCCGGCGCCGGGCCACCCGCGCCGACCTCGTCGAGCACGCAGGCAACCGGGCGGCCGCCGAGGCCGTGCTGGAAGCGCTGGTGAAGGCACGGCTGGTCACCCTGGACTCGGACTCGGCTGAGATCAGCCACGAGGCGCTGCTGCATGCCTGGCCCCGGCTGCGGGAGTGGATCGACCAGGACCGGGCTGGCAACGTGGCCCGGCAGCGGCTGGAGACCGACGCCCTCGCCTGGGCCGAGCAGGACCGGGACTCCTCACTGCTGTACCGCGGCAACCGGCTGGAGACGGCGCGGCAGGCGGCCCGGCGCGGATCCACCGGGCTGGCCCGCGAGTTCCTGGACACCTCGAACCGGCACGCGCGGCGCAGCGCCTGGCTCCGGCGGGCCGCCGTGGTCACCGTGGCGCTGTTCGCCGTGGCCACGGCCGTGGCGGCCGGGGTGGCCATCCAGGAGCGTGATGACGCGCGGTTCGGCCAGGTGGTGGCCGAGGCCGACCGGCTCACCACCCGCGACCCCTCGGTGTCCGCGCAGTTCGACCTGCTGGCACACCGGCTGCGGCCGGAGGACACCGGCGTGGCCGCGCGGGTGCTCTCCACCCAGCACCGCCCGCTGGCCATCCCGTTGACCGGGCACCAGGGCGCGGTGTACCTGACCACCTTCGGCCCGGACGGCCGCACCCTGGCCACCGCGGGCTACGACGGCACCGTGCGGCTGTGGGACGTATCCGACCGCGACCACCCGAAACCGCTCGGCGACCCGCTGACCGGGCACACCAGCTGGGTCAGCTCCGCGGTGTTCAGCCCGGACGGCGACACCCTGGTCACCGCGGGGCACGACGGCACCCTCCGGTTATGGGACGTATCCGATCCGGCTGCCCCGATGCGGCTGGGCGAGCCACTACCGGGTGGCGGCGGCACCATCTACCTGACCTCCTTCAGCCCGGACGGCCGGGTGCTGGCCACCGCGAACGACGACGGTGCGGTCCGGCTGTGGGACCTCGCCGACCCGGCAGCGCCCAGCCTGCTCGGCGCGCCGCTCACCGCACCGAGCGCGGCCGTGCGCTCGGTGGACTTCAGCCCGGACGGCAGCACCCTGGCCGGGGTCGGCAACGACGGCGCGGTCCGGCTGTGGGACCTCACCGGGCAGCGGCCCGCGCTGGCGGCCGAGTACCCGGGCGCCCATCCGGGCGGGGTCCACTCGGTGGCGTTCAGCCCGGACGGCAGCAAGCTCGCCACCGGCGGCGAGGACGACACCGTGCGGTTGTGGGACATCTCCACCCCTGGACGGCTGGCACCGCTCGGGCACCCGATGGCCGCGCACAAGGAACTTGTCTGGTCGGTGGCGTTCAGCCCGGACGGGCGGGTGCTGGCCTCCGGAAGCAAGGACGGCACGGTGCGGTTGTGGAACATCTCCGACCCGGCGCGGCCCGGGCTGATCGGTGACGCGCTCACCGGGCATACCGGCGCGGTGTACGCGGTGGGGTTCAGCCCGGACGGGCGCACCCTGGCCTCGGGAGGGGACGACGGGGTGCTGCGGCTGTGGTCGCTCCCGCCAGGGGTACTGATCGCGCACTCGGCCAGCGTGTCCGCGGTGTCCTGGAGCCCGCAGGGGCGCACCCTGGCCTCGGGCGGGGACGACGGCACCGTGCAGCTGTGGGACGTGTCCGATCCGGCGGCCCCAGCCGCGCTCGGCCCGCGGATCACCGGGGAGGTCGCGGTGAACCGGGTGCTGTTCAGCCCCGCGGGCGGGGTGCTCGCGGTGGGCAGGAACGACGACACGGTGCGGCTGTGGGACGTGTCCGATCCGGGCAGGCCGGTGCCGCTCGGCGCCGCGTTCACCGGGGCCGCAGGCGGGCCGATGACCTTCTCCCCGGACGGGCGCACGCTGGCCACGGCCAATGACACCACCATCCAGCTGTGGGACGTCACCGATCCCGCGCACCCGTCCTCGCTGGCCACCGCCCCCTCACCGCATGCGGGGTACCTGCCGACGATGGCGTTCTCCCCGGACGGCCGCATGCTGGCCACCGGCAGCTTCGACCACACGGTGCGGTTGTGGGATGTCGGCGACCCCACCGCCCCAGCCCCGATCGGGCAGCCGATCACCGGGCACGGCGGGCCGGTGTGGTCGGTGGCCTTCGGGCCGGATGGCGACCGGCTGGCCACCGCCAGCGGGGACCGGACGATCCGGCTGTGGGACATCGGCGATCCGGCCGCGGTGCACCCGGTCGGCGAACCGATCACCGGGCATACCGACGCGGTGTCCGAGGTGGCCTTCCGCTCCGGGCGCGCCGGGCTGGTGTCCACCGGGATGGATGGCACGGTCCGGTTGTGGGATCTCGGCGAGAACGGTGCCGTGCGCTTGCAGCGCACCCTCACCGGGCACACCAGCGCGGTGCTTTCCATCGCGGGCGGCCCGGGCGGGAAGTTCCTCGCCACCGGCGGCAGGGACAACACCGCGCGGGTGTGGCGGCTGGACATGGAGCAGGCGATCCAGCGCATCTGCACCGACTCCCGCGGCTCCCTCACCGAGCAGGTGTGGCGCGAGTACCTCCCGCAACTCGACTACCGGCCCCCCTGCGAGTAA